In the Chroococcidiopsis sp. SAG 2025 genome, one interval contains:
- a CDS encoding CHAT domain-containing protein, translated as MSISKTYLAVLLIFLPGTAIAAPSAPEIAVQPTRSSGDGAQLLQQGRELYTAGQFAQAVKIWQQAAQNYGAKGDRLNLAIASSNLSLAYQQLGQWQQAEQAIAVSFDALQGSREQGAGSRGKRAGGEVQSKIQNSLATSHQPLVTSPTSDSRILPILAQALNTQASLQLGLGQAESALSTWQQAATMYERAGDAYGKNEVLRLGVIRSLLNQSQALQALGLYRRALETLTLADRRLSATPDSPLKAAGLRQMGNLLRSIGDLPQSQQVLQRSLVLARKLNSQSDIAASLFSLGNTARSQKDNPTALAYYQQAATTAIAPIAKLQARLNQFSLLVDTQDSTTQSLIPEIQSLLATIPPSSKTVYAQIDFAQSLMKQGSREQGAGSREKRAEGAEGAEGEKTTLNRQPSSRSVAPAFTVNRQPSTTNYQLPITQIAQLLANAVNQSRNLGDRRAEAYAVGNLGSLYEQNRQWQSAQELTEQALILSQAVNAPDITYRWQWQLARLLRAQGDTPGAIATYREAVKTLKSLRNDLVAVNPEIQFNFRDEVEPIYRELVALLLSGQKSGETPQQNLAQARETIEALQLAELDNFFREACIEAQPVAIDNVVDRDNPTAAVIYPIILPDRLEVILKIPQQPLRHYTIHQPQTQVEQTVERLQRSLTEPDRTKDVRDLSQQIYSWLIQPVANELQQSGVKTLVFVPDGALRNIPMSALFDGKQYLVEKYAIAVSPGLQLINPQPISPANLKALTAGLSVPPANSPFPPLPAVRLEFNLIQQAGVAIAELLDRAFTSKSLETKIDSTSFNVIHLATHGQFSSQAENTFILAADGPINVRKFDDLLRSRHRRRPNAIELLVLSACETATGDRRAALGLAGIAVRAGARSTLASLWQIDDEATAIFIGEFYKQLTKTQLTRAEALRQAQLNLMKNYPNYRRPGYWAAYVLVGNWL; from the coding sequence ATGTCAATCTCAAAAACTTACCTCGCAGTATTATTAATTTTCCTCCCTGGAACGGCGATCGCAGCTCCATCCGCTCCAGAAATCGCTGTGCAACCAACACGAAGCAGTGGTGATGGCGCACAATTATTGCAACAAGGCAGAGAACTCTATACAGCCGGACAATTTGCCCAAGCAGTGAAAATCTGGCAACAAGCAGCGCAAAACTATGGAGCCAAAGGAGATCGGCTCAATCTCGCGATCGCTTCCAGCAACTTATCACTAGCCTATCAGCAACTCGGACAGTGGCAGCAGGCAGAACAGGCGATCGCTGTTAGTTTTGATGCGTTGCAAGGGAGTAGGGAGCAGGGAGCAGGGAGCAGGGGAAAGAGAGCTGGGGGAGAAGTACAATCCAAAATCCAAAATTCTCTAGCCACTAGTCACCAGCCACTAGTCACTTCCCCGACTTCCGACTCCCGAATTCTGCCAATTCTCGCTCAAGCCTTAAATACCCAAGCCAGCCTGCAATTGGGATTGGGACAAGCAGAATCAGCCTTAAGTACGTGGCAACAAGCCGCTACTATGTACGAACGAGCAGGCGATGCCTACGGCAAGAACGAAGTTCTACGCCTTGGGGTCATCCGTAGTTTACTAAATCAAAGTCAAGCACTGCAAGCCTTGGGGCTGTATCGTCGGGCTTTAGAAACCTTAACCTTAGCCGATCGCCGCCTCAGCGCTACCCCAGATTCTCCACTCAAAGCTGCCGGACTTCGCCAAATGGGGAACCTACTGCGATCGATAGGCGATTTGCCACAGTCCCAACAAGTATTGCAACGGAGTTTAGTCTTAGCGCGAAAACTCAACTCACAGTCAGATATTGCGGCTAGCCTATTTAGCCTTGGCAATACAGCGCGATCGCAAAAAGACAATCCAACTGCCTTAGCCTACTATCAACAGGCTGCTACTACCGCGATCGCGCCGATCGCAAAACTGCAAGCCAGACTTAACCAATTCAGCCTATTAGTAGACACGCAAGATTCTACTACCCAATCGCTCATTCCCGAAATTCAATCTCTGCTTGCTACCATCCCCCCCAGTAGTAAAACAGTATATGCCCAAATTGATTTCGCTCAAAGTTTGATGAAACAAGGGAGCAGAGAGCAGGGAGCAGGGAGCAGGGAGAAGAGAGCTGAGGGAGCTGAGGGAGCTGAGGGAGAAAAAACAACACTCAACCGTCAACCGTCTTCACGGAGTGTAGCGCCAGCGTTTACCGTCAACCGTCAACCGTCAACAACCAATTACCAATTACCAATTACCCAAATTGCCCAATTACTAGCAAATGCTGTCAACCAATCTCGCAATTTGGGAGATCGACGAGCTGAGGCTTATGCAGTAGGTAATTTAGGTAGTTTATACGAGCAAAATCGGCAATGGCAAAGCGCTCAAGAGCTGACCGAACAGGCTTTAATCTTATCTCAGGCAGTGAATGCACCGGATATTACTTATCGCTGGCAATGGCAATTGGCACGTTTACTGAGAGCGCAGGGAGATACTCCAGGGGCGATCGCCACCTACAGAGAAGCAGTAAAAACTTTAAAATCTTTGCGTAACGATCTCGTTGCAGTCAACCCAGAAATTCAATTTAATTTTCGCGATGAAGTAGAACCAATCTATCGAGAACTCGTTGCTTTGCTGTTATCTGGGCAAAAGTCAGGCGAAACTCCTCAGCAAAACCTCGCCCAGGCACGCGAAACGATCGAAGCATTGCAGTTAGCGGAACTAGATAACTTTTTTCGGGAAGCCTGTATCGAAGCCCAACCTGTAGCGATCGATAATGTGGTGGATCGGGATAATCCTACAGCAGCGGTAATTTATCCAATTATTTTACCCGATCGCCTGGAAGTGATTCTCAAAATTCCCCAGCAACCCCTGCGCCACTACACGATCCATCAGCCACAAACTCAGGTCGAGCAAACGGTAGAACGATTGCAGCGATCGCTGACCGAGCCGGATCGTACCAAAGATGTCAGAGATTTATCTCAACAAATATATAGTTGGCTGATCCAACCTGTTGCCAACGAGTTGCAACAAAGCGGAGTCAAAACCCTAGTATTCGTCCCAGATGGGGCGTTGCGAAATATTCCCATGTCTGCATTATTTGATGGTAAGCAATATCTGGTAGAAAAATACGCGATCGCCGTTAGTCCAGGTTTGCAACTCATCAACCCTCAGCCTATCTCTCCAGCCAATCTCAAAGCCTTAACTGCTGGACTTAGCGTTCCTCCTGCTAACTCTCCCTTTCCACCCTTACCCGCTGTCAGGTTGGAATTTAATTTAATTCAACAAGCCGGAGTCGCGATCGCCGAATTACTCGATCGCGCCTTTACTAGCAAGAGCCTAGAAACCAAGATCGACTCAACTAGCTTCAACGTAATTCATTTAGCGACTCACGGTCAATTCAGTTCTCAAGCCGAGAATACATTTATCCTCGCCGCTGATGGACCAATTAACGTCAGGAAATTTGATGACTTATTGCGATCGCGTCATCGTCGCCGTCCGAATGCGATCGAATTACTCGTCCTCAGCGCGTGCGAAACTGCTACAGGAGACAGACGCGCTGCCCTGGGACTGGCGGGAATTGCAGTCAGGGCTGGGGCTAGGAGTACCTTAGCTTCTCTGTGGCAAATTGACGATGAAGCGACGGCTATTTTTATTGGTGAATTTTACAAACAACTCACCAAAACTCAACTCACCCGTGCCGAAGCCCTACGTCAAGCCCAACTGAATCTGATGAAAAATTATCCTAACTACCGTCGTCCTGGCTACTGGGCAGCTTATGTTTTAGTGGGAAATTGGCTGTAA